A genomic region of Gemmata massiliana contains the following coding sequences:
- a CDS encoding PAS domain-containing protein: MGDERVLVLMPTGRDGERTRAALEGGGLTAVVCADTGSLCREIAAGAGTALLTEEALVGSGNTLQEALRSQPPWSDFPLVVLAREGAADRGLEIREAMNATLVERPVKIRSLLSVVRAALRDRRHQYAVRDHLAERERQAEALRESEDRLHVALRAGRMGTWDIDLATMRMTCSDSCKANYGRGPGEPFTYEELTAGVHEDDQELWRGVVEDAVARSGEFEIEYRTLWPDSTMHWVHVRGNCTTVAGRRLLSGVSLDITGRVLAERTARSGQERLRAALVAARMVAWEWTPADRKLHVSETAADVFGLPAGVGLTGIDQGLALVHPEDVAAYEATYRDAIERRGSYHIHYRLVRPSDGRVIWIEERGTAVFDQPDGGVRLFGVAADVTERKRSEAEAIQLGERLRMALDAGGLGTWEWNPATDEMTVSARASEMCGTPVGGPHGREQGRRMIHPDDRERARRAAEQAVAEKADYDIEYRLADRPVWVAAHGRGLYDATGNLVRVHGVVQDITERKRAEEEAVRMAERLRLALEAGGTGVWEWDIVTGRIIWSDQVHAFYGMAPGEFDGTLETFTRHLHPDDADRAREAIRASVEDDIPYRIEYRIVPKGGGLRWISTAGRVIRDAGGRPLRMIGATSDVTDRRLTEDAIRVSERRFRTLFDSMDQGFCVIEVTFEDGRAADYRFVELNPAFERHSGLSPDLLGKSIREAVPGLEEFWFDTYGRVAATGEPTRFVHHAAPLARWFEVYAFRLENPDRHRVAILFADVTDRMRAEQELRDQDRKKDDFIALLAHELRNPLAPIRNGLQVIRRSDERAARERSQEMMDRQLTHMVRLIDDLLDVSRIGRNKMELRRERVALTDVIASAVETAQPAIEAAGHELSVTLPGRPVDLDADLTRLAQVFSNLLTNSAKYTHRGGKVWITAELHGSVVSVSVRDNGIGIPAAALPTIFDMFSQVDRSIERSTGGLGIGLALVKGLTEMHGGTVTAASEGAGSTFTVTLPVLASKPDARTEAPPAIMNGESHKILVVDDNRDGAESLSQLLEVLGHEVRTAYDGIEAVTAAQEYRPDVILMDVGMPRLNGYDATRQIRAQDWSAGVTIIALTGWGQEGDRKLSKEAGCDGHLVKPVSLPDLERMLGELHRAAD, translated from the coding sequence GTGGGCGACGAGCGGGTACTGGTCCTGATGCCGACGGGGCGCGACGGGGAGCGGACGAGGGCCGCCCTCGAAGGGGGCGGCCTGACGGCGGTGGTGTGCGCCGACACGGGCTCGCTGTGCCGGGAGATCGCGGCCGGCGCGGGCACGGCGCTCTTGACCGAGGAGGCACTGGTCGGGAGCGGGAACACCTTACAGGAGGCTCTGCGTTCACAACCGCCGTGGTCGGACTTTCCGCTCGTGGTGCTGGCGCGCGAAGGGGCCGCCGACCGCGGGCTGGAGATCCGGGAGGCGATGAACGCGACGCTGGTCGAGCGGCCGGTCAAGATCCGCTCGCTCCTGAGCGTGGTGCGGGCGGCACTCCGGGACCGGCGGCACCAGTACGCGGTCCGGGACCACCTGGCGGAGCGGGAGCGGCAGGCCGAGGCGCTGCGGGAGAGCGAGGACCGGCTGCATGTGGCGCTCCGGGCCGGGCGGATGGGGACGTGGGACATCGACCTCGCGACCATGCGCATGACGTGCTCGGATTCGTGCAAAGCCAATTACGGCCGCGGGCCGGGAGAGCCGTTTACTTACGAGGAACTGACGGCGGGCGTTCATGAGGACGACCAGGAGCTGTGGCGAGGGGTGGTTGAAGACGCTGTCGCGCGTTCGGGCGAGTTCGAGATCGAATACCGGACCCTGTGGCCTGATAGCACGATGCACTGGGTCCACGTGCGGGGAAATTGCACGACGGTCGCAGGTAGACGATTGCTGTCCGGGGTGTCGCTCGACATCACCGGGCGAGTGCTGGCCGAGCGGACGGCGCGATCCGGTCAGGAGCGGTTGCGGGCGGCGCTCGTGGCCGCCCGCATGGTTGCGTGGGAGTGGACCCCCGCCGACCGTAAGCTTCACGTGTCGGAGACCGCTGCCGATGTGTTCGGGCTTCCCGCCGGGGTCGGGCTGACCGGCATCGACCAGGGACTGGCGCTCGTCCACCCCGAGGACGTGGCGGCCTACGAAGCGACGTACCGGGACGCGATCGAACGGCGGGGCAGCTACCACATCCATTACCGGCTGGTGCGCCCGTCGGACGGCCGGGTGATCTGGATCGAGGAGCGGGGCACCGCGGTGTTCGACCAGCCCGACGGGGGCGTGCGCCTGTTCGGGGTGGCGGCCGACGTGACCGAGCGGAAGCGGTCCGAGGCCGAAGCGATCCAACTGGGCGAGCGGTTGCGGATGGCGCTGGACGCGGGTGGGCTGGGGACGTGGGAGTGGAACCCGGCCACGGACGAGATGACCGTGTCGGCCCGGGCCAGCGAGATGTGCGGGACGCCGGTGGGGGGCCCGCACGGGCGGGAGCAGGGGCGGCGGATGATCCACCCCGACGACCGGGAGCGGGCACGGCGAGCGGCGGAGCAGGCGGTGGCCGAGAAGGCCGATTACGACATCGAGTACCGGCTGGCCGACCGGCCGGTGTGGGTGGCGGCCCACGGGCGCGGGCTGTACGACGCGACCGGCAACCTGGTGCGGGTGCATGGGGTGGTGCAGGACATCACCGAGCGGAAGCGGGCCGAGGAAGAGGCGGTGCGGATGGCCGAGCGGCTGCGGCTGGCTCTGGAGGCCGGCGGCACCGGCGTCTGGGAGTGGGACATCGTCACCGGGCGGATCATCTGGTCCGACCAGGTTCATGCGTTCTACGGCATGGCGCCCGGTGAGTTCGACGGCACGCTGGAGACGTTCACCCGCCACCTGCACCCCGACGACGCGGACCGCGCGAGGGAGGCGATCCGGGCGAGCGTGGAGGACGACATCCCGTACCGGATCGAGTACCGCATCGTGCCGAAGGGTGGCGGGTTGCGCTGGATCTCCACCGCCGGCCGCGTGATCCGTGACGCCGGCGGCCGGCCACTGCGGATGATCGGGGCCACATCGGACGTGACCGATCGGAGGCTGACGGAAGATGCCATCCGGGTGTCGGAGAGACGGTTCCGCACGCTGTTCGACTCGATGGACCAGGGGTTCTGCGTGATCGAAGTGACATTCGAGGACGGGCGCGCTGCCGATTACCGATTCGTCGAGTTGAACCCGGCCTTCGAGCGGCACTCCGGGCTGTCGCCGGACTTGCTCGGAAAGTCCATCCGTGAGGCGGTGCCCGGCCTGGAAGAATTCTGGTTCGACACCTACGGGCGGGTGGCGGCCACCGGCGAGCCGACCCGGTTCGTCCACCACGCGGCGCCGCTCGCCCGCTGGTTCGAGGTGTACGCCTTCCGGCTCGAGAACCCCGACCGGCACCGGGTGGCCATCCTGTTCGCTGATGTCACCGACCGGATGCGCGCGGAGCAGGAGCTTCGAGACCAGGACCGGAAGAAGGACGACTTCATCGCCCTGCTCGCGCACGAACTCCGCAACCCACTGGCCCCGATCCGCAACGGGTTGCAGGTGATCCGCCGGTCCGACGAGCGGGCCGCGCGGGAGCGGTCACAGGAAATGATGGACCGGCAGCTCACCCACATGGTGCGGCTGATCGACGACCTGCTCGACGTGTCCCGGATCGGCCGCAACAAGATGGAGTTGCGGCGGGAGCGGGTGGCGCTGACGGACGTGATCGCGAGCGCGGTGGAGACGGCCCAGCCCGCGATCGAGGCCGCCGGGCACGAACTGTCGGTCACGCTCCCGGGGCGGCCGGTGGACCTCGACGCCGACCTGACCCGGCTGGCCCAGGTGTTCTCGAACCTGCTTACCAACAGCGCGAAGTACACCCATCGCGGCGGCAAGGTGTGGATCACGGCCGAACTCCACGGCAGCGTGGTCTCGGTGTCGGTCCGGGACAACGGGATCGGCATCCCGGCGGCGGCGCTCCCGACGATCTTCGACATGTTTTCACAGGTGGACCGGTCGATCGAGCGGAGTACGGGCGGGCTGGGCATCGGGCTGGCGCTGGTGAAGGGGCTGACGGAGATGCACGGGGGCACGGTGACGGCCGCGAGCGAGGGGGCGGGGAGCACGTTCACCGTCACGCTCCCCGTGCTGGCGTCGAAACCGGACGCGCGGACCGAAGCCCCGCCCGCGATCATGAACGGGGAGTCGCACAAGATCCTTGTGGTGGACGACAACCGGGACGGGGCGGAAAGCCTGTCGCAATTGCTGGAAGTGTTGGGCCACGAGGTGCGAACCGCCTACGACGGGATCGAGGCCGTGACGGCCGCGCAGGAGTACCGTCCGGACGTGATCCTGATGGACGTCGGGATGCCGCGCTTGAACGGGTACGACGCGACGCGGCAGATCCGCGCGCAGGACTGGAGCGCGGGGGTAACGATCATCGCACTGACCGGGTGGGGCCAAGAGGGTGACCGGAAACTGTCGAAGGAAGCCGGATGCGACGGGCACTTGGTGAA
- a CDS encoding ATPase domain-containing protein, which yields MDANKQFVPTGVPGLDHVLMGGYLREGFYLVQGDPGSGKTTVALQFAIGRTAAKEKTLYITLTESRRDLDRTCRAHGWTLDGIELCDLSKSAANLLGEPESSVFHPSETELGETTKLILAAIEAAKPKHVVFDGLSEMRLLSGNVLVYRRQLLALKEFFAERHTTVILLDDRSSAFGEVQPESLVGGNLVMERTLPVYGRARRRLYVTKVRGSEFREGFHDYEIKTGGVVIHPRLVAAEHHASFKREELTSGIANLDAMLAGGLTSGLTTLLLGPAGVGKSTIAMQFAVSAMTTGKKVASYVFDEVIDTLVERTEKLCLTQDGGVREYIRKGLLHAQQVDPAEMSPGAFAHEVRRAVEDGAKVIIIDSLNGYLNAMPEERFLTTHLHEMFSYLNQKGVLTIMVVAQHGMLVGGGAAGDVDVSYLADTVLLFRYFEAKGEILQAVGVFKKRTGAHERTIRQLTISSQGVAVGEPLREFRGVMTGVPQYDGRTEMLPGGK from the coding sequence ATGGACGCTAACAAGCAATTCGTACCCACTGGCGTTCCCGGCCTCGACCACGTTCTGATGGGCGGGTACCTGCGCGAAGGGTTCTACCTCGTGCAGGGCGACCCCGGCTCGGGCAAGACGACCGTCGCGCTCCAGTTCGCCATCGGCCGCACCGCCGCCAAAGAGAAGACGCTGTACATCACGCTCACCGAGTCCCGCCGCGACCTCGATCGCACCTGCCGGGCGCACGGCTGGACGCTCGACGGCATTGAGCTGTGTGACCTGTCGAAGTCGGCCGCCAACCTGCTCGGCGAACCCGAATCGTCCGTCTTCCACCCTTCCGAGACCGAACTCGGTGAGACCACCAAGCTCATCCTCGCCGCGATCGAGGCGGCGAAGCCCAAGCACGTTGTGTTCGACGGACTGTCCGAGATGCGGCTCCTGTCCGGCAACGTGCTGGTGTACCGCCGCCAGCTCCTCGCCCTCAAGGAATTCTTCGCCGAGCGGCACACGACGGTGATCCTGCTCGACGACCGCTCGTCGGCGTTCGGCGAGGTGCAGCCGGAGAGCTTGGTCGGGGGCAATCTGGTGATGGAGCGAACGCTGCCGGTCTACGGCCGGGCGCGGCGGCGGCTGTACGTCACCAAGGTCCGCGGGTCCGAGTTCCGCGAGGGGTTCCACGACTACGAGATCAAGACCGGCGGGGTCGTCATCCACCCGCGGCTGGTGGCCGCCGAGCACCACGCCTCGTTCAAGCGGGAGGAACTCACCAGCGGCATCGCCAACCTCGACGCGATGCTCGCCGGCGGCCTGACGAGCGGCTTGACGACGCTCCTGCTCGGCCCGGCCGGGGTGGGCAAGTCCACGATCGCCATGCAGTTCGCGGTGTCCGCGATGACGACCGGGAAGAAGGTGGCGTCCTACGTCTTCGACGAGGTCATCGACACGCTGGTGGAGCGGACCGAGAAGCTGTGCCTGACCCAGGACGGCGGAGTAAGGGAATACATCCGCAAGGGCTTGCTGCACGCCCAGCAGGTGGACCCGGCCGAGATGTCGCCGGGGGCGTTCGCGCACGAGGTGCGGCGGGCGGTCGAGGACGGGGCGAAGGTGATCATCATCGACAGCCTGAACGGGTACCTGAACGCGATGCCGGAGGAGCGGTTCCTGACCACCCACCTGCACGAGATGTTCAGCTACCTGAACCAGAAGGGGGTGCTCACCATCATGGTGGTCGCCCAGCACGGGATGCTGGTGGGCGGCGGGGCCGCCGGGGACGTGGACGTGAGCTACCTGGCGGACACGGTGCTGCTGTTCCGGTACTTCGAGGCGAAGGGCGAGATCCTGCAGGCCGTCGGCGTGTTCAAGAAGCGGACCGGGGCACACGAGCGGACCATCCGGCAGCTCACGATTTCTTCGCAGGGGGTGGCGGTGGGCGAGCCGCTGCGGGAGTTCCGGGGGGTAATGACCGGGGTGCCGCAGTACGACGGGCGGACCGAGATGCTCCCCGGAGGGAAGTAA